The following are from one region of the Leptospira saintgironsiae genome:
- a CDS encoding adenosine kinase: MKHYDVFGIGNALVDILIPTEDSFLQKMGWNKGIMTLVDAEVQGGVLTALDGHKKELRSGGSAANTMIALANSGGTGTYTGKVSEDTYGEFYKQDMEKAGILFEVPPSKEGHTGTCVILTTPDAERTMLTHLGISSTLTKQDLDLEKLKASSYSYIEGYLWDGPSTKEACLLAMEESKKAGVKVAFTFSDPFCVNRSREDFLKLTKEYCDLVFCNAEEAKALAATESKEDALKFISSLCKNVMMTDGSNGAFASVNGTISHIGGFPVQELLDTTGAGDSFAAGVLYGLTHRFSPENAARWGNYVASRIVQEIGPRLSVRLMGRQEEILGKV; encoded by the coding sequence ATGAAACATTACGACGTATTCGGAATAGGGAATGCACTTGTGGATATTCTGATCCCTACCGAAGATTCTTTTTTACAAAAAATGGGCTGGAACAAGGGAATTATGACCTTGGTGGATGCAGAAGTACAGGGTGGAGTTCTTACCGCTTTGGACGGACATAAAAAAGAATTAAGATCTGGCGGAAGTGCTGCAAATACAATGATCGCTCTTGCGAATTCTGGCGGTACTGGAACTTATACCGGGAAAGTAAGCGAAGACACTTACGGAGAATTTTACAAACAGGATATGGAGAAGGCAGGGATTTTATTCGAAGTTCCTCCTTCCAAAGAAGGACATACTGGAACCTGTGTGATCCTGACCACTCCTGATGCAGAAAGAACCATGCTCACTCACTTGGGGATTTCGTCTACATTGACCAAACAAGATTTGGATCTGGAAAAACTGAAAGCGTCTTCTTATAGTTATATAGAAGGATATCTTTGGGATGGACCGTCTACCAAGGAAGCTTGTCTTCTTGCAATGGAAGAATCCAAAAAAGCTGGAGTAAAGGTAGCATTTACTTTTAGCGATCCATTCTGTGTAAATCGTTCCAGAGAAGATTTTTTAAAACTCACTAAAGAATATTGTGATTTAGTTTTTTGTAATGCAGAAGAAGCGAAGGCACTCGCTGCAACTGAATCCAAAGAAGATGCTTTAAAATTCATCTCTTCACTTTGCAAAAATGTGATGATGACGGATGGTTCTAATGGAGCATTCGCTTCTGTAAATGGAACGATTAGTCATATAGGTGGATTTCCAGTTCAAGAGCTATTGGATACTACTGGAGCTGGAGATAGTTTTGCTGCGGGTGTGCTTTATGGACTTACCCATAGATTTTCACCTGAGAATGCAGCAAGATGGGGAAATTACGTTGCTTCCAGGATCGTCCAAGAGATTGGGCCTAGACTTTCTGTCAGACTTATGGGAAGACAGGAAGAAATATTAGGAAAAGTTT
- a CDS encoding 50S ribosomal protein L11 methyltransferase, whose translation MKYKEIRVSIPKDFAEEFSAYLDEWQVAGYYEILFDREEPRRPDQEIIADNTPIRVYLAEDDVQSEAKIWIYLQTVAPEDSFAESRWIETKEYEEAYKEFYKPFSVGVFWVVPTWEKEDWEKNKKSEQKDSLPVYINPGLAFGTGHHETTRLVLSRLGSIDLKGKKVADIGAGSGILSVAAAKLDASKIIAVDIDPNAVRSSTFNRDENGISDQVLVVEEGGFDHPQVSSEQFDLCVANITFAVLKANMEKIAGLHTDHFLFSGVITERKEEFLELLSSQVGGKSVYETSWNGWELIEWTRK comes from the coding sequence TTGAAATACAAAGAGATCAGAGTTTCCATTCCGAAAGATTTTGCGGAAGAATTTTCCGCGTACTTGGACGAATGGCAGGTAGCAGGATATTACGAAATCCTATTTGATAGAGAAGAACCCAGAAGACCAGACCAAGAAATTATCGCAGATAATACTCCTATCAGAGTGTATTTGGCAGAAGATGATGTGCAATCAGAAGCCAAAATTTGGATCTACTTACAAACGGTAGCTCCAGAAGATTCTTTTGCAGAATCCAGATGGATAGAAACAAAAGAATACGAAGAAGCTTATAAAGAATTTTATAAACCATTTTCAGTCGGAGTTTTTTGGGTAGTGCCTACCTGGGAAAAGGAAGATTGGGAAAAAAACAAAAAGTCCGAACAAAAAGATTCACTTCCCGTTTATATCAACCCAGGACTTGCATTCGGAACAGGACATCATGAAACCACTCGTTTGGTTTTATCCAGACTTGGCTCAATTGATCTAAAAGGAAAGAAGGTCGCAGATATTGGTGCTGGTTCAGGAATTTTATCTGTAGCAGCAGCAAAATTAGACGCATCTAAAATTATAGCAGTGGATATAGATCCAAATGCAGTTCGGTCTTCTACATTTAATAGGGACGAAAATGGGATCTCTGACCAAGTTTTAGTAGTGGAAGAAGGTGGATTCGATCATCCGCAAGTTTCTTCCGAACAATTTGATCTATGCGTGGCAAATATTACATTCGCAGTTTTAAAGGCGAATATGGAAAAGATCGCAGGACTTCATACGGATCATTTTCTTTTTAGCGGTGTGATAACAGAAAGAAAGGAAGAATTTCTGGAACTTCTATCTTCCCAGGTGGGAGGCAAATCAGTATATGAGACCTCCTGGAATGGATGGGAACTGATAGAATGGACCCGCAAGTAG
- a CDS encoding PrsW family glutamic-type intramembrane protease, with protein sequence MNLEVILLAIGSIFPWGFYLIYTQPNTGREKRFFFIIFFALLLGWISTELVLRASALIWPETEINTKVAKSILSQTAFLAFVKAGMMEELCKSILIVVLSLTLAYDWKKKEFLPETFLVGGFVALGFAGIENYHYILTAKEDDRIHTFILRTLKSSNAHLLINLCFALCLIKSNKRQFPDKYWYILSGFLLAVIQHGLFDFFVIPIGRFGHWAATALFVGIWVWIVKDRRVYMKEEDHKIEKEKSSEEEIYNMPNEKPKREKISRSVPEIIR encoded by the coding sequence ATGAATTTAGAAGTAATCCTTCTTGCGATTGGAAGTATTTTTCCTTGGGGATTTTATCTCATCTATACTCAACCTAATACTGGCAGAGAGAAACGTTTCTTTTTTATAATATTCTTCGCATTACTTTTGGGTTGGATCTCTACTGAATTAGTTCTTAGAGCAAGCGCTTTGATCTGGCCTGAAACTGAGATCAATACCAAAGTAGCAAAATCAATTCTATCTCAAACTGCATTTCTCGCATTCGTAAAAGCGGGAATGATGGAAGAATTATGTAAATCCATTCTGATCGTAGTATTATCGCTTACATTAGCATATGATTGGAAGAAGAAGGAATTCCTGCCTGAGACATTTTTAGTGGGTGGATTTGTCGCATTAGGTTTTGCAGGAATAGAAAATTACCATTATATTCTAACTGCAAAAGAAGATGATAGGATCCATACTTTCATTTTAAGAACATTAAAATCTTCGAATGCCCATTTGCTTATAAATCTATGCTTTGCACTCTGTCTCATCAAAAGTAATAAAAGACAATTCCCTGATAAATATTGGTATATTCTTTCTGGATTCTTGCTCGCTGTGATCCAGCATGGATTATTCGATTTTTTTGTGATCCCAATTGGAAGATTCGGACATTGGGCAGCGACAGCACTCTTCGTAGGGATCTGGGTCTGGATCGTGAAAGACAGAAGAGTATATATGAAAGAAGAAGATCATAAAATAGAGAAAGAAAAATCTTCCGAAGAAGAAATTTATAATATGCCAAATGAAAAACCTAAAAGGGAAAAAATCTCCCGATCGGTTCCAGAGATAATCCGTTGA
- a CDS encoding TonB C-terminal domain-containing protein, whose translation MKKEISQKEKLVYWGINFLSWTSPISMIGFGIFFPLGVIFLFPKEDRVLRPAFHSVFLQVVLGLFLFSLELLFLIFPKAEEIFSVFVLLSSEEPSSSGFLVLTLMFFFGLAVFFLQAKHVRKSLKPEDPRPLILNPVLVFLTVGCLILFTHYLTYSDPFRAKMATFAVFSESVWIFFFTAVGLAELLSGKRPFFLFRRPWAWFVRQTRDSFADEEGDLPASARKRKNAKVRDAILAGWGHIYTGRLWKGFPILFVYLLGLLLFATFFFSWWEPALGIRFLASLGLKPGLSDKKFFEVASSFWIWSAILTVLVLVNVFSGWLLRRSFQSKTPLLGLSPGFENNLGLSVLVHLIVICLILLMPTTIAFQKESKSRPTDHFTPENHAEFYFIDPNLPDEVKGLNGGVITGTDTPNSNQGEKIPEEKPSDEGRVKGEVKKIKGKKLPPTYSNYISAKMRTFESFMDYWRSAPRNYSCVVAYTITPDGEVVDVELVQNSSYPEQDQRTLELIENLSPMMPPPGTKGYIRVTELFWNGPLDAKAMPTPLQQELVNMFDGRYMEEL comes from the coding sequence ATGAAAAAGGAAATTTCGCAGAAGGAAAAACTAGTCTATTGGGGGATCAATTTTCTCTCTTGGACATCTCCCATTTCTATGATTGGCTTCGGGATCTTTTTTCCTCTGGGAGTGATCTTCCTATTTCCTAAAGAGGATAGGGTCCTTAGACCAGCATTCCATTCCGTTTTTCTACAAGTAGTCCTGGGGTTATTTTTATTTTCTCTAGAACTTCTATTTTTAATTTTTCCAAAAGCAGAAGAGATATTTTCCGTATTTGTTTTACTCAGTTCGGAAGAGCCAAGCTCGTCTGGATTCCTTGTTCTAACTCTAATGTTTTTCTTTGGTCTGGCAGTATTTTTCCTACAGGCAAAACATGTTCGAAAAAGTTTAAAACCGGAAGATCCAAGACCTCTTATCTTAAATCCAGTTTTAGTCTTTCTGACCGTTGGCTGTTTAATATTATTTACTCATTATTTAACATACTCTGATCCATTCCGAGCTAAGATGGCAACCTTTGCCGTTTTCTCTGAAAGTGTATGGATCTTCTTTTTTACTGCAGTCGGACTTGCGGAACTTCTATCAGGTAAAAGGCCATTTTTCTTATTTCGCAGACCCTGGGCTTGGTTCGTAAGACAGACTAGAGATTCATTTGCGGATGAAGAGGGTGATCTGCCTGCTTCTGCCAGAAAACGTAAGAATGCAAAAGTGAGAGATGCTATCTTAGCTGGTTGGGGTCATATCTATACGGGACGTTTATGGAAAGGATTTCCGATCCTATTCGTATATCTTCTAGGATTATTATTATTTGCTACATTCTTCTTCTCTTGGTGGGAGCCTGCTTTGGGGATCCGCTTCCTCGCAAGTTTAGGTTTAAAACCTGGGCTTTCCGATAAAAAGTTTTTTGAAGTAGCTTCTTCCTTTTGGATTTGGTCTGCGATCTTAACTGTATTAGTTTTAGTGAATGTGTTTTCTGGGTGGTTATTGCGAAGATCCTTCCAATCAAAAACACCTCTTTTGGGTTTGAGTCCAGGTTTCGAAAACAATCTTGGACTGAGTGTTCTTGTTCACTTAATAGTGATCTGTCTCATTCTACTTATGCCTACCACAATCGCTTTCCAGAAAGAAAGTAAGTCTCGTCCTACGGATCATTTTACACCAGAGAATCACGCTGAATTTTATTTTATAGATCCGAATCTTCCGGACGAAGTGAAAGGATTGAATGGTGGTGTTATCACTGGAACGGATACACCTAATAGCAATCAAGGTGAGAAAATCCCTGAGGAAAAACCTTCGGACGAGGGTAGAGTAAAGGGAGAAGTAAAGAAGATCAAAGGAAAAAAACTTCCTCCTACTTATTCAAATTATATCTCCGCAAAGATGAGAACATTTGAATCCTTTATGGATTATTGGAGAAGTGCTCCTCGAAATTATTCATGCGTTGTAGCTTATACAATCACTCCAGATGGCGAAGTTGTAGATGTGGAACTTGTACAAAATTCTTCTTATCCTGAACAAGACCAGAGAACTTTAGAATTGATAGAGAACTTATCGCCCATGATGCCTCCTCCTGGGACCAAAGGTTATATACGGGTCACTGAACTTTTCTGGAATGGCCCTTTGGACGCTAAGGCAATGCCAACACCTTTGCAGCAGGAACTCGTGAATATGTTCGACGGTCGTTATATGGAGGAATTATGA
- a CDS encoding glycine--tRNA ligase — translation MEKKETLDSSLKDIVSVCKRRGFVYPGSEIYGGLSNTFDYGPYGAELLHNLKRLWWKHFVHLREDVVGLDSSILLNPKVWEASGHVSNFNDPLIDCKNCKTRIRADKFLEDQKGEGAATGLNLEKMNEVIKAGNFACPNCGNRGTFTEARDFNLMFKTSHGASAEDSQDIYLRPETAQGIFINFKNVISTTRNKIPFGIAQIGKSFRNEIMARQFVFRTREFEQMEMEFFCEPGTQKEWFSHWVDYCVKFLTDHLGLKKENLKIREHEKEELSFYSEATSDIEYKYGFGWGELWGIASRTDYDLSQHEKFSGEDLKYQDQAANKKYIPYVVEPALGLNRLFLAVVSDAYAEEKLPDGETRTVLRFAPQVAPVKIGIFPLMKKDGLPELAKSIYANLSSLGNLEYDEGGAIGKRYRRQDEIGTPYCITVDYDSLTDKSVTVRERDSMSQERISIDSLKSYFADKLL, via the coding sequence ATGGAGAAAAAAGAAACCCTAGATTCCTCTCTCAAGGATATTGTATCCGTTTGTAAAAGAAGAGGATTTGTTTATCCCGGATCTGAAATTTACGGAGGACTTTCCAATACCTTCGACTATGGCCCTTACGGAGCCGAACTTCTCCATAACTTAAAAAGACTCTGGTGGAAACATTTTGTCCACTTGAGAGAAGACGTTGTAGGATTGGATTCTTCTATCCTTCTCAATCCAAAAGTATGGGAAGCATCCGGACACGTTTCTAATTTTAACGATCCACTCATCGATTGCAAAAATTGTAAGACTCGCATTAGAGCAGACAAATTTCTGGAAGACCAAAAGGGAGAAGGAGCCGCAACAGGACTGAACCTGGAGAAAATGAACGAGGTCATCAAGGCCGGAAACTTTGCATGCCCGAATTGCGGTAATAGAGGAACATTCACAGAAGCAAGAGACTTCAACTTAATGTTCAAAACTTCTCATGGAGCTTCCGCAGAAGATTCACAAGATATTTATCTTCGCCCGGAAACTGCCCAAGGTATTTTTATCAATTTTAAGAACGTTATCTCAACTACCAGAAACAAGATCCCATTCGGTATTGCTCAGATAGGTAAATCATTCCGGAATGAGATCATGGCAAGACAGTTCGTATTCCGCACAAGGGAATTCGAACAAATGGAGATGGAATTTTTCTGCGAACCAGGAACTCAAAAAGAATGGTTCTCCCATTGGGTGGATTATTGTGTTAAATTCTTAACAGATCATCTTGGATTAAAGAAAGAAAACTTGAAAATCAGAGAACATGAGAAGGAAGAACTTTCTTTTTATAGTGAAGCCACTTCCGATATCGAATACAAATACGGATTCGGATGGGGAGAACTTTGGGGTATCGCTTCTAGAACCGATTACGATCTTTCTCAACATGAAAAATTCTCCGGAGAAGATCTGAAATACCAAGACCAGGCTGCTAATAAAAAGTATATTCCATATGTAGTAGAACCTGCACTCGGATTAAACCGTTTATTCTTAGCAGTTGTTTCAGACGCTTACGCAGAAGAAAAACTTCCAGATGGAGAAACAAGAACAGTTCTTCGTTTTGCTCCTCAGGTAGCTCCTGTGAAGATCGGGATTTTCCCTCTAATGAAAAAAGACGGACTTCCTGAACTTGCAAAATCGATTTATGCAAATTTATCTTCTTTAGGAAATTTAGAATACGATGAAGGCGGCGCTATCGGAAAAAGATACCGCAGACAGGACGAAATCGGAACTCCTTATTGTATCACAGTAGATTATGATTCTTTAACAGATAAATCGGTTACTGTAAGAGAAAGAGACAGTATGTCCCAAGAAAGAATTTCTATAGATTCTTTGAAGTCTTACTTTGCGGATAAGTTACTTTAA
- a CDS encoding GNAT family N-acetyltransferase, with protein MSEKLLEIRPILPQNREAAIELINQFFRMVNKLPLDGIFKIRPRAAAKMVDIYLKLRATDKVLFIGGFIEEELVSLLIARVEEKPYLIEEKNLFIDLAITKQGKRKSGYMKPLVNETFRYAREKGILAIELRAISENEAAVEFWKKMGFDPFYVRFRKSV; from the coding sequence ATGTCTGAGAAACTTTTGGAGATAAGACCAATCCTCCCCCAAAATAGGGAGGCCGCCATTGAATTGATAAATCAATTTTTTAGAATGGTCAATAAGCTACCTTTAGATGGGATTTTTAAGATCCGTCCTAGAGCCGCTGCCAAAATGGTGGATATCTACTTAAAACTCAGGGCCACAGACAAAGTATTATTTATCGGTGGGTTCATAGAAGAAGAGCTTGTCTCACTTCTAATTGCAAGAGTGGAAGAAAAACCATATCTCATTGAGGAGAAGAACTTATTCATAGACTTGGCTATTACCAAACAAGGTAAAAGAAAGTCTGGATATATGAAACCTCTCGTAAACGAAACGTTTCGATATGCGAGAGAAAAAGGGATCTTAGCTATAGAATTAAGAGCCATTTCTGAAAATGAAGCTGCCGTAGAATTTTGGAAGAAGATGGGATTCGATCCGTTCTATGTAAGATTTCGAAAATCAGTGTAG
- a CDS encoding sodium-translocating pyrophosphatase, with product MNSVTIILAFAVLAILTAVVYALKVTRIQIGTEGGKDQESKKLIEISSAISEGAMAFLIREYKTISLFIAFMAVLIFFLLDNPETPDFNDGLFTAIAFVSGALISCLSGFIGMKIATIGNVRTAQAAKTSMTKAFRVAFDSGAVMGFGLVGLAVSGMIGLFQLYTHLFQNVGTLFLMEALAGFGLGGSAVALFGRVGGGIYTKAADVGADLVGKVEKGIPEDDPRNPATIADNVGDNVGDVAGMGADLFGSCAEATCAALVIGATATALSGNTDALLYPLLISAFGIPASLLTSFIASVKEGGNVEKVLKIQLWVSTLIVGAIMYFVTDKYMVDSFEIAGKTIGKWNVYISLLVGLFSGMFIGLVTEYYTSHSYKPVREVVDASKTGAATNIIYGLALGYQSSVVPVILLVITIVTANILAGMYGIAIAALGMISTIAIGLTIDAYGPVSDNAGGIAEMAELGKEVRNRTDTLDAAGNTTAAIGKGFAIGSAALTSLALFAAFITRTKTTGLDILDAEVFGGLLFGAMLPFVFTAMTMKSVGKAAVDMVEEVRKQFREIPGIMEGKAKPDYKRCVDISTTAALREMILPGLLVLLTPIVVGYLFGIKSLSGVLAGALVAGVVLAISSANSGGGWDNAKKYIEKAAGGKGSDQHKAAVVGDTVGDPLKDTSGPSINILIKLMAITSLVFAEFFVQHGGLLLRIFQ from the coding sequence ATGAATTCGGTAACCATTATTCTGGCTTTTGCCGTCCTGGCTATTTTGACCGCCGTTGTTTACGCATTAAAGGTCACCAGGATCCAAATCGGAACTGAGGGCGGAAAAGACCAAGAATCCAAGAAATTAATCGAAATTTCTTCCGCAATCTCCGAAGGAGCTATGGCGTTTCTCATAAGAGAATACAAGACCATCTCTCTTTTTATCGCCTTTATGGCAGTTCTGATCTTCTTCCTTTTGGACAATCCGGAAACTCCGGATTTTAACGACGGGTTGTTTACTGCGATCGCTTTCGTGTCAGGAGCGCTTATCTCCTGTCTTTCCGGTTTTATCGGAATGAAGATCGCGACCATCGGAAACGTTCGTACTGCTCAAGCAGCTAAAACTTCCATGACCAAGGCTTTCAGAGTCGCTTTTGATTCTGGCGCGGTGATGGGATTTGGTCTGGTTGGTCTTGCAGTTTCCGGTATGATCGGGCTTTTCCAACTTTATACTCATTTATTCCAAAACGTAGGAACTCTTTTCCTTATGGAAGCTCTGGCTGGTTTCGGTCTAGGTGGTTCTGCTGTGGCTCTTTTCGGAAGAGTGGGCGGCGGGATTTACACTAAGGCTGCTGACGTTGGTGCTGACTTAGTAGGTAAAGTAGAGAAGGGAATCCCTGAGGATGATCCTAGAAACCCTGCGACTATCGCTGATAACGTGGGAGATAACGTAGGTGACGTTGCTGGTATGGGTGCTGACCTTTTTGGTTCCTGTGCTGAGGCTACTTGTGCTGCTCTTGTGATCGGTGCAACTGCGACTGCTCTTTCTGGAAATACTGACGCTCTATTATACCCACTTTTGATCTCTGCTTTCGGGATCCCTGCTTCTCTTTTAACTTCCTTCATCGCTTCTGTGAAAGAAGGAGGAAATGTGGAGAAGGTACTAAAGATCCAACTTTGGGTTTCTACTCTAATCGTTGGTGCGATCATGTATTTTGTAACTGATAAATACATGGTAGATTCATTCGAGATCGCTGGTAAAACAATCGGTAAATGGAATGTATACATTTCATTGCTCGTGGGTCTGTTCTCCGGAATGTTCATCGGTTTGGTCACTGAGTATTATACTTCTCATTCTTATAAACCAGTAAGAGAAGTTGTAGACGCTTCTAAAACTGGAGCTGCTACAAACATCATCTACGGACTTGCATTAGGTTACCAAAGTTCTGTGGTTCCTGTGATCCTTCTTGTTATCACAATCGTTACTGCGAATATTTTGGCGGGAATGTACGGGATCGCAATTGCTGCTCTCGGAATGATCTCCACAATCGCTATCGGTTTGACTATCGACGCTTACGGCCCAGTTTCAGATAACGCGGGTGGTATCGCTGAGATGGCAGAACTCGGAAAAGAAGTTCGTAATCGTACAGATACCTTGGACGCAGCTGGTAACACTACTGCTGCTATCGGAAAAGGATTTGCGATCGGATCTGCTGCATTAACTTCCTTAGCATTATTTGCTGCTTTCATCACCAGAACTAAAACTACTGGTCTGGACATCTTAGACGCAGAAGTTTTCGGCGGATTACTTTTCGGAGCAATGCTTCCATTCGTTTTCACTGCAATGACTATGAAATCAGTAGGTAAAGCTGCTGTAGATATGGTAGAAGAAGTTAGAAAACAATTCCGTGAGATCCCTGGGATCATGGAAGGAAAAGCAAAACCTGATTACAAAAGATGTGTGGATATTTCCACCACTGCGGCTTTAAGAGAAATGATCCTTCCTGGACTTTTAGTTCTTTTAACTCCGATCGTAGTAGGTTACTTATTCGGAATTAAGTCTTTATCTGGCGTTTTAGCTGGAGCATTGGTAGCAGGTGTGGTTCTTGCAATCTCTTCTGCAAACTCCGGTGGTGGCTGGGACAACGCTAAAAAATATATCGAAAAAGCTGCTGGTGGAAAAGGTTCAGACCAACACAAGGCTGCAGTTGTGGGAGATACCGTAGGAGATCCTTTAAAAGATACTTCTGGTCCTTCTATCAATATTTTGATTAAATTGATGGCGATTACAAGCTTAGTGTTTGCTGAATTCTTCGTTCAACACGGCGGATTGTTACTTCGCATATTCCAATAA